The DNA sequence GACATGATCTAATTCTTTCATTAGGTTGTTCTTTACGTCCTCAAGCTCCTGCTTGGTGGCCATGTTGGTTTTAATGTCTTCAAGCTCTTGCTTGGTGGCCATGTTGGCTTTAATGTCTTCGATCTTTTTTGTGAAACTATGCTTCACTTCTTCGAGTTCTTGTTTAGTGGCCATGTTGGTTCTAATATCTTCGAACTCTTTTGTGAAACGATTCCTCACTTCTTCAAGTTCTCGTTTCGTTGCCATGTTGGCTTTAATATCCTCAAGCTCTGTTGTGAAGTTTTGCTTCACTTCTTCGAGCTCCTGTTTCGTTGCCATGTTTGTTTTGATATCGCTTACTTCATGTTCGATCATTTGGAGCTTGTCCAAAATTTGGTTCAATATCTCTTCCGAGGAAAATCCTCCCTTCTAATAAGATATATAGCAGCCCTGGAAAAGCGAGTGATGATGAATCGCTCCTTTCTTTTGAGGACTGGGGAAACGAACGTGTAGAGTAAGTAGTTGAGGAAAGGGATGGGATTGTAGCGCAGAACAAATGAGGACAATCGTTCCCCATTCATATTATAAATGATTCGTAGAAATTTGAAAATAACGTTTTGTGTCATTGTCGCTTTGTATCCGTCCAGGAAAAGGAGTGCGTTTTAGCCCGTACGGTCATGTTAATCCCGGCAGCGACATTGTTTTTAAGAAAATCGAACTTCCTTTCTTTAATAATAGGGAGAAACAAGGGATTTAATCGGAATCGTTCATGATCAATGTACGATTTAAAAAAGAAAGAGCTGGCTCCAAAAGTCCACTTGTTAGTGGATTTTTGGGTCAGCCCCCTTTCATTTGTGAACGTTTTCAATCACTTGTGGCATTTGTCCGGCGTGGTGTGTTCGGTTTCCTTTTGCTTGTCATGGCATGGAAAGCAGTACAACGTCTCTGTTTCTCGGCTGACGACGCCGTTTAAAAACCCATGCAGACAATGGATCGGCTTGCCGCATTGCGCGCAAAAGCCAACAAGCTCTTCCAACCGCCATTTCTCCTTTCATGGGGATTGAACATGTTCACCTTCGGGCTGTGACGCTCGTCACTACCCCCCAAGGTTCAAGCGGTTATGATAAAGTATATAATTCATTATACTACAAAGGAGGCCAATGTTATGAACCAATTTGCTGCCAAAATCCACGCCCCGGACTATCCGCCGCGCGATCGCCATCCGGCAATTTTTCGGCTGTTTGACAATTTGAAGCCGGGGGAAGTGATGGAGCTGACGAATGACCATGACCCGCGTCCGCTGCAATACCAATTCATGATGGAGCGTCCGGATCAGTTTACATGGGAGTACTTAGAGGAAGGGCCGGACGTATGGCGGGTGGCCATCGGCAAAAAATAAATCATCCGCTCCATAGGGATTTCCGTCGACAGGCGGAAATCTTTTTTTTTCGCCGGTTCGTATGGTACGGTAGGGACAGATGATGTTCGGAAAGAGGGGATAGAGATGAAACGAGCCATTGCCGGAGCGGTGCTCGCCGGCGGCCAGTCGCGCCGGTTCGGGCGGCCGAAGGCGTTTGCGCTGCACGAAGGCGCCCCGTTTTTCACTTGGTCGGTCGCGGCGCTCGATCCGATCGCGGATGAATTGTATATCGTCAGCCACCCGTCGCTTGTCGATGAATTCCGCCGCCAAACGGATATCCCGGTGCTGCTCGATGTCGAGCGCTGCCGCGGCTGTGGGCCGCTGGCCGGCCTTTACACCGTTATGGAACAGAGCCGAGCGGATTGGGTGTTCGTCTTGCCGTGCGACATGCCGTACATGCGGCGGGAAGTGACAGAGCGGCTTGCTTCCTATATTGATCCGATGTTTGACGCCATCGTCCCGCTCCATGGCGTCCGTCCCGAACCATTGGTCGCCTTATACCACCGACGGCTTCGCTCCGTGATCGCCGAGCTGCTTGATGCCGGCGAACGGCGGATGATCTCGCTTATTGACCGCGCCCGCGTCCGCTATGTTGACGCCCAACAGCTTGCCGCGGATGAAACCGTATGGCGCAATGTCAATACGGAGGGAGAGTACCGGTGAAGGGGGAATTGTGGCCGAAGCAGACATAGCATATACTTTTTTTCAATCAGAAGAGCCATCCTTGCTTTACTTTTTGGGCGTATGTCGGGTCAATATATTATACCGCCTGTTCAGATGGCTGTCATCTTCGCCCATGGTACGATCGCCCTCTGTTGTGGCTTTGCTGTGGATGTGATCGATATCACATAACGCGCCTGAATGTTGCGGTACAATGGAGGCCAAGGAGGGGGCCGCAATGCGCGATTTTAATGAAAATCCGTTTATTGTGATTTGGGAATTGACGAGAGCTTGTCAACTCAAGTGCCTTCATTGCCGCGCCGAAGCGCAATACCATCG is a window from the Geobacillus stearothermophilus ATCC 12980 genome containing:
- a CDS encoding DUF2249 domain-containing protein, with protein sequence MNQFAAKIHAPDYPPRDRHPAIFRLFDNLKPGEVMELTNDHDPRPLQYQFMMERPDQFTWEYLEEGPDVWRVAIGKK
- a CDS encoding molybdenum cofactor guanylyltransferase, with the protein product MKRAIAGAVLAGGQSRRFGRPKAFALHEGAPFFTWSVAALDPIADELYIVSHPSLVDEFRRQTDIPVLLDVERCRGCGPLAGLYTVMEQSRADWVFVLPCDMPYMRREVTERLASYIDPMFDAIVPLHGVRPEPLVALYHRRLRSVIAELLDAGERRMISLIDRARVRYVDAQQLAADETVWRNVNTEGEYR